In Passer domesticus isolate bPasDom1 chromosome 7, bPasDom1.hap1, whole genome shotgun sequence, one genomic interval encodes:
- the LOC135304316 gene encoding G-protein coupled receptor 83-like isoform X2, with translation MPHSLLQPSRSQVMGFLGEFDHYSSLAKLMSIYHTTNRSIFNWTESRIVEWEKFAELAKYEPESQKPTVKALLIVAYSVIIVTSLFGNMLVCHVVLKNKRMHSATSLFIVNLAVSDIMITLLNTPFTLVILNPLKQRMSLTKGALSISVIWLMATCFSLPHAVYQKLFQYNYREATVRSLCLPDFPEPAELVWKYLDLSTFLLLYLLPLLIITVTYMRLAKKLWLRNAIGDVTRQQYVTHHRNKKKSIKMLVLVVVVFAVCWFPLNCYVVLISSLGIKTRNSLYFALHWFAMSSTCYNPFIYCWLNESFRTGLRSLLCICQKGTQPREQALPPRATSCREAWLEQARCRKGPASQASCSTRNLPTANTDL, from the exons ATGCCTCACTCACTGCTTCAGCCATCCAGGTCACAGGTGATGGGCTTTCTTGGGGAGTTTGACCATTATTCTTCCCTGGCCAAACTCATGTCCATCTACCACACAACGAACAGGAGCATCTTCAACTGGACAGAGAGCCGCATTGTTGAGTGGGAGAAATTTGCTGAGCTGGCTAAATATGAGCCAGAATCCCAGAAACCAACAGTGAAAGCACTGCTAATCGTGGCATACTCGGTCATTATCGTCACGTCTCTCTTTGGGAACATGCTGGTGTGCCACGTGGTGCTGAAGAACAAGAGGATGCACTCAGCCACCAGCCTCTTCATCGTCAACCTGGCAGTGTCAGACATCATGATCACACTGCTCAACACACCTTTCACCTTG GTCATCCTGAACCCTCTGAAGCAGAGGATGTCCCTGACAAAGGGAGCTCTGAGCATCTCTGTTATCTGGCTGATGGCAACCTGTTTCTCCCTGCCCCATGCTGTCTATCAAAAGCTTTTCCAGTATAACTACAG GGAAGCCACTGTCCGGAGTCTGTGCCTCCCTGACTTCCCCGAGCCTGCAGAGTTGGTCTGGAAGTATCTGGACCTGTCTACCTTTCTCCTCCTTtacctcctgcccctgctgatCATCACTGTCACCTACATGCGCCTGGCCAAGAAGCTGTGGCTCCGCAATGCCATCGGGGACGTCACCAGGCAGCAGTATGTCACCCACCACAGGAACAAGAAGAAGAGCATCAagatgctggtgctggtggtggtggtcTTTGCAGTCTGCTGGTTCCCCCTGAACTGCTACGTggtgctgatctccagcctgGGCATCAAGACAAGGAACTCGCTCTATTTCGCGCTGCACTGGTTCGCCATGAGCAGCACCTGCTACAACCCCTTCATCTACTGCTGGCTGAACGAGAGCTTCCGCAcggggctccgctccctgctCTGCATCTGCCAGAAGGGGACACAGCCTCGGGAGCAGGCGCTGCCACCCAGGGCCACGTCCTGCCGCGAGGCGTGGCTGGAGCAGGCCCGCTGCAGGAAGGGACCGGCCTCCCAGGCCAGCTGCTCCACCAGGAACCTCCCGACGGCCAACACGGACCTGTGA
- the LOC135304316 gene encoding G-protein coupled receptor 83-like isoform X1 — MPHSLLQPSRSQVMGFLGEFDHYSSLAKLMSIYHTTNRSIFNWTESRIVEWEKFAELAKYEPESQKPTVKALLIVAYSVIIVTSLFGNMLVCHVVLKNKRMHSATSLFIVNLAVSDIMITLLNTPFTLVRFVNSTWVFGKAMCHISRFVQYCSLHVSTLTLTAIALDRHQVILNPLKQRMSLTKGALSISVIWLMATCFSLPHAVYQKLFQYNYREATVRSLCLPDFPEPAELVWKYLDLSTFLLLYLLPLLIITVTYMRLAKKLWLRNAIGDVTRQQYVTHHRNKKKSIKMLVLVVVVFAVCWFPLNCYVVLISSLGIKTRNSLYFALHWFAMSSTCYNPFIYCWLNESFRTGLRSLLCICQKGTQPREQALPPRATSCREAWLEQARCRKGPASQASCSTRNLPTANTDL; from the exons ATGCCTCACTCACTGCTTCAGCCATCCAGGTCACAGGTGATGGGCTTTCTTGGGGAGTTTGACCATTATTCTTCCCTGGCCAAACTCATGTCCATCTACCACACAACGAACAGGAGCATCTTCAACTGGACAGAGAGCCGCATTGTTGAGTGGGAGAAATTTGCTGAGCTGGCTAAATATGAGCCAGAATCCCAGAAACCAACAGTGAAAGCACTGCTAATCGTGGCATACTCGGTCATTATCGTCACGTCTCTCTTTGGGAACATGCTGGTGTGCCACGTGGTGCTGAAGAACAAGAGGATGCACTCAGCCACCAGCCTCTTCATCGTCAACCTGGCAGTGTCAGACATCATGATCACACTGCTCAACACACCTTTCACCTTG GTCCGCTTTGTGAACAGCACGTGGGTTTTTGGAAAGGCCATGTGCCACATCAGCCGCTTTGTGCAGTACTGCTCCCTCCACGTGTCCACACTGACCCTGACGGCCATCGCTCTCgacaggcaccag GTCATCCTGAACCCTCTGAAGCAGAGGATGTCCCTGACAAAGGGAGCTCTGAGCATCTCTGTTATCTGGCTGATGGCAACCTGTTTCTCCCTGCCCCATGCTGTCTATCAAAAGCTTTTCCAGTATAACTACAG GGAAGCCACTGTCCGGAGTCTGTGCCTCCCTGACTTCCCCGAGCCTGCAGAGTTGGTCTGGAAGTATCTGGACCTGTCTACCTTTCTCCTCCTTtacctcctgcccctgctgatCATCACTGTCACCTACATGCGCCTGGCCAAGAAGCTGTGGCTCCGCAATGCCATCGGGGACGTCACCAGGCAGCAGTATGTCACCCACCACAGGAACAAGAAGAAGAGCATCAagatgctggtgctggtggtggtggtcTTTGCAGTCTGCTGGTTCCCCCTGAACTGCTACGTggtgctgatctccagcctgGGCATCAAGACAAGGAACTCGCTCTATTTCGCGCTGCACTGGTTCGCCATGAGCAGCACCTGCTACAACCCCTTCATCTACTGCTGGCTGAACGAGAGCTTCCGCAcggggctccgctccctgctCTGCATCTGCCAGAAGGGGACACAGCCTCGGGAGCAGGCGCTGCCACCCAGGGCCACGTCCTGCCGCGAGGCGTGGCTGGAGCAGGCCCGCTGCAGGAAGGGACCGGCCTCCCAGGCCAGCTGCTCCACCAGGAACCTCCCGACGGCCAACACGGACCTGTGA